One Micromonas commoda chromosome 5, complete sequence genomic window, GATCCGGCAATGCGACAACCGAGGTTTCGTCCTCATCGATCGGTCGTAGAGGTGCGCTCGTGGgtttcggcgcgggcgtcctcGGTGCGGCGTCTCCCGCGAACGCTGCGGTCAGGCTATTTCCCACGGATCtcgatccgcggcggagattcTTTCAGAACCTCGTGGAGCCGTGGGAGCCGTATTTCGGCTGGGGCGAGAGAGTGACAGTTCGGCGGGAGCTCGTCCCCGGTTCGATCTGGAGTCTCGAGCAAGAGCAAGCGCTGGACGTGCTCGCCATGAACATCCGGACCACGGTTGTGAAACTGAAGAGCACGGGCGGCTTAGTCGTTTTCTCGCCGCAAGCGCCGACCAGAGAATTCTtcgagctgctcgacgagctcggcgtggtTGAACACGTAGTGCTGCCAACGTATGCCCTGGAGCACAAGGTGTGGCTGCCTCCTCTGTCTCGGCGATATCCGCGAGCGAAGATCTGGGTGGCAGAGGGCATCTGGAGCGTCCCTGTCGACTTGCCTTTGGAGTGGCTGGGCATCGAGAAGACAGGTACGCTAACGGTGGATCGTAGAGGCCTTCCAGACGATGCCGAacgcacgccgccgtggctGGACGAACTGGACTATCGGGTGCTGCGCGTGGACACCGCGGGTGCGAACCCGTACATCGAGACGTGCTTCTATCACCGCGAGTCAAGGTCGTTACTCGTCACGGACCTCGTTTTATCCATCCCGACTTTTCCTCCGGAGGTTATCTCGAGGAACCGGCTGCTGAACCTCGCGCCGGATGATCcagcggacgcgcccgcggcgctgacggatGAGAATCTCATGATTGGATGGGCAAAGGCGAGCCTGGTTGTGTCCTTCCTGGGGCCATCGAGGCAGAGCCAGGTGGAGGATGGAGAGTTTAAAGGGAAACTCAAATGGGAACCGGGGTACGAGAAGTCTTTTGAGTCCATCAGGGAACGCACGATTCCCTCACCGATCCTTCGCACGCTGGTGTTCAGCAAAGGGCGCGGATTCACGCGCGATTTCATCAACGTGCTGTGTCGCGATTGGGGAGACGAAGAAACCGGATTTGTCCAAATAATTCCCGCACACTACGACGCGCCGATAGCGGCGGGCCCCGCCGAGCTCAGAAGAGCGTTCGCGTTCATCGACCAGCCAGGGACCGACGGGCTCGGATTAgacgccccgggcgcggaaCTGCCGGAGGAAGACATGAAGCTGCTCAAACAGGTGAACGACGTGCTGGTGAAGGTTGGACTTGGATCGTAGCTCTTCAATGTACAAAAACACATCCCTACAAAATACGCTGAAGCTATCATGTCTATCTGCCAAACGTCTAAGGGCCGTATTCGGACCCTCCGTAGTGACCATCGTATTCGGACCCTCCGTAGTGaccaccgtcgccggctgGAGCAGtagagggcggcggcggcggagcagtggaggccgtcggcggcggcatcgtcgtcatcggcggcggcatcgtcgtcgtcggcggcggcatcgaaTCATACGCCTCCACGTAAGTCCACACCGTGGACACGACTCCGTCAGACGAGCAATACTGGTTGTTCATGTTCATCGCCTGACACTCACTCAGACTTTGATTCGAGCACATATCTTCACTGGCTGGGCAGACCTGCCCAGACGGACAATCCACCTTGTTGATCCACGTTTGAGGACTCCACGAGGCATCGTTGCACATGCATTCGCAGTCTCCGAGAGCTGTGGTATTtccgctcggcggcggcatcgtcgtcgtcggcggcggcatcgtcgtcgtcggcggcggcatcgtcgtcgtcggcggcggagcagtaaagggcggcggcggcggtgaccagATGCCCCCAGTGTAGTTAGAGTTGTAATCCCAATCGGTGGTGAAGTTTTGTGGTTTtccgcccgcgtcggtgcAGTTGTCGAAAGCTTGGTGCGTCGATGCCAGTTCGCGGCACTTTTCTGGTCCCTGTTCCGTGCACACCTGAAATGAAATACCCTTGCCGCTTACGTCGCCTTCGACGTTGATATCCCCATATTTCTGTTTGTTGCAGATACACGCGCAGTCGCCGTACCATTCAGAATCGCTTGTCGAGGGGTGGGTGACGATGAATCGcatcgagggcgccgccgccgggggaggGGGCAGCAAAtacgtcggcgccggtccGTAGCAACCCGAAGAAGGCGAGGAAGACTCGTCCGCAATCTGGAAACCGTTTAGCAGCATGAGCTCCTCGCAGCTGCACGTGTTGGGATCGGTGATGTCAAGCTCCGGGCAAGGCAGCCTGTATACGCGAACCTTGTTTGGGGGATTATCACCGTAGGCGCGGCCTCCACCACTCGCAATCATCGCGAGGTCTCCGTGCACaacaacgccgcgcgcaccaaAGTTTTCTTGCACCTCGCCGGTGACTATCCTGTCGCGCTGCGTCCATGTCGATGAGGGCTCGCCGGATTGATCGCGGGTGAAAATatacgcggcgccgacgaagtCGGCGGATTGCATGACGCCACCGGCGATGATGACGTCGCCATAAATATCAACAGATGCACCGAGTTTCAAGGCGACGTTTGAACGGCCGTTCAAATTGCCGTTTGGCAAATCATGCTCGCCTCTGAGCTTCTCAATCTGCGTCCACCCAGAGTTTGGATCACCGGGAACGTCGCGGGCAAAGACGTGCACAGCGCCGTGGCTATCTGTGTTCGAGTTGATATTATCCTGCCCCAGTGCGCCAACCGCAATTGTGTCTCCATCAATCGCAACGCTTGAGCCCATCATATTGCCCGGGTACTGGTCACGCACCTTGAGCCAGGCCCGGGCGGCCCAGCTTTGGGGGGAAGATGCGTTGCGAGAAAAGACGTAGGCGCTGCCGACTTCGACACCATTCTGCCCGGAGTTCAGCATCGCATCTTCTGCATAGGACCCGACGACTATCGTGTGGCCGCTGACTCCGACCGAGTGTCCAAACGCCGGGGCCCAGTGCTCTTGCCCAAACCCGTAAGTGTGGATGACGCTCGCGTCCCAGGAAGGGTCTACTTCCTGCATCTCGCGCGCCCGAAGTTCCTGCCCCCAAACCCAGTTGGAGTTGGGATCGTCCCGAGTGTAGACGTGGACGGTGCCGTGCCTGAAGCCAACATCAACGTCGTTCAcctggccgtcgccgtcgtagTCGATGCTCGCCCACGGgttgccgacgacgatggtaTCTccgtcgatggcgacggaAGCTCCGAATGCCCCACGTCGATCGCGATTCTTGTTGATGATGGCGTACGCGCAAGGGTCGGGTCCGGGTAAGAGCTTTTGGTCCTCCGTCCTGATGCCAGTTGTCGAGTTCAAGATGTTGAACACGTACGCTGCGCCGATTCTCATGAATGATGATTCGAACGATGGATTCTCCGCGCATGATCCTGGATCAATCGACCGATCTATCGCTCCAACCACCACGGTTCCACCAGAAATTGCGACGCTGGCGCCAAATCCGATCCAGTTCTTCTGATGATCCCCGTCTGGCCCATCTCCATCTGAGGGCGTAAGCTCAGCGATTAGGGTGCGGTTCTCACGCGCGTAGACGAGAACTTTGTCCTTGTCGTTGTCGCGAGCTGCAATGACCATGAAATCCTCGTCCATGTCGACACGAACAGGGTACCCACCGTCAATGACTAAGTTTGACTCGGTACCAGACTTGATGTGATCGAATATAAAACCATCGTTCGATGTGCCTTGAAGAGTCGCgatctcgtcggcggcgaaatTCTTCAGGTACTTGTTTTTGCCGGGCAGCGCGTACACGAAAACCGCACCTGTGTCAGGATTCGTGGCGGTGGCGTTCGGTTTGTACATGGAAGCACCTACGACCAGTGTGTCATCATGCAGGACAACAAGCGAGCCGAACAGCGAGTCATAATAGGGCGAACGAGGTTGGTTATAGCTTCCTCGGTATTGATACAGCGTGGAGTGGGGCCAAATCTTCCCGCGGGGTGTCCAATCGCCCGTCACGCCGACGGTGAAGATGTAAATCGCACCAGGGGTGTCGTAACTGTTGTCTTCTGACGTATCCTTCAAGGAGCTCACGGCGATGGTCCCtccgtcgatcgcgacggagtAGCCAAATTGATCGCCGTATCTATCTCTCGCGGTGTCCGCAGCGAACAGCGTGGAGGTCTGGACCCACTTGACCCCGGCGACAGAGTCTTGACGACGCTCGAATACCCATGCGGCGCCCCGATTGTCACACGTAGAAGTTCCACCCACAACGATCGTgccgccgtcgatgtcgATTGATTGACCGAAATGAAGAGTTCCTAAATTTGCCATGGAATTTTCCAGGAGAGTCCGGTCGGGCTCCAAGcattcgtcgtcgtcgagcgcccaAGAATCGGTGTCGGAGCGATAACTGTAGACACACACGCGGCCGTCCGCATAGCCTCGGTCAGACACAACGACAATTTCTCCATGTAAGCGTACATTATGTGCCCATAAATGGCTCGACCAAGACGGCCGGGGCAGGGGCTGAGATGATGCTTGCCAGTTTTCGTTCGCGGAAGCCCTGCGATATACAATCGCATGTTGGGAGCTATCTTGGTAATAGTACCCGCCCATCACCAGTAGGTTGCCGTGCATGGATACGCTCGCAGGGCTCAAATTTGTGTATAGGGGTGCATAAAGTTGAGTCCATTCCGAGTTGAGGTCTCCGGGCACCAACCTGGTGTACGTTTCCATGTACCCACCACTACGAAGAATCACGAAGGTGTCCCCGTGCACAGCCAAGTACAAAGTCCCGTCCCCCGACGAAAGGAATGGCGACTGCCAGTGCTCTCTCCATCCAGATTCCTTGTCACCCGGAACCTTCCGGACATATACACGGACGCCAGAAACATAGTGCTGGGACCCCGGACCCTTATTTTGTGAGGTTTTATCGTCGTCCATTTCGAGATTCCCGTAGACCAACATGGTATCGCCGTCCAAAGCTATTGTGGTCCCGAATTCAGACTGTTTCGatacgccgccgacgtcgagaccgatatcgcggcggtgcagccTGTCGATCTCCACCTCTCCCACGCGGAGGTCgtacgtcgacggcgcgacgttTGCAACACAGGCAGACAGGGCGACTGAGAAGCAGCTCGTGAGGAGGCACGCGACGAGCACGACAGCGGCCCtccagccgccgcgatcgcctcccccgcggtTTGAATACCGCACACGGCGCGCGGTCGTGTCCGACATTGCTTCCGcgggcacgagcgcgagcgaacCGCGAGTTTCCTGCCGAGTGGAGATCCAAGCGTAAGAAATGCTCGTCAAGATGGTGTTCAACACCCGCGCGGAGTTGGAGTTGGGAAAAtcgcggaggaacgcgcaTCGTGGCGAGATGTCCAAGCGCGCCGCATTCACCCGTCTCatcggggcggcgcgaatCGTGGTCGATTTCCGCGTTTCGTCCAGCACGAGAGTGGgagccccgccccgcccgtcggTGGCTGAGCAAGCAAAAATTACCGCCGGGTATTTTAGCCCCTGTCGgtcacccgcgtcgtcggggggcgAAAGATGATCGAGATGAGGACGCAGTCGCGGGCGTACCTGCGAGGCTTGTCCTCCACCGACTATTCCTGCGTGGGCgagtgcgcgcggcgtcgatcggtGTTTCACACTGGTGCGTCCGCGGTCTGAGGTGGGCCGGCTCCCGTCACCGTTTCTGAAGGTCAGAAAGTCACGGGGGAGATTTTAGGTTACGGGTCCTTTGGCGGCAAACAATAATAAGGCACTGCGGCAAAGGTGGGTGGGGGCACACGTGTTCCGCGCTCGTATCGAGCGATATATTCGTGCgagaggcgcgggcgctcggtCAAATTCGCGCGCGTGTGTGCGGACTTCAGCGTTTCGGGTGGATGGGGGCACGCcgttcgcggaggagggAGCAGGTGGTGCATCTTTTTTGAACCGAGAGAAGGATGGACGAGGAACGCCCCGGGGAAGGCGACGGTGAACTCTGTCTGAACGACGATCCGGACCACAATTTAGAGTCAGATCGCGGCGATGTGACGGTGGACTCCGTAGACGTCGAGGACActgacgacgaggacttcGATCCGACCAAGAAGAGCCAGGGATCGTcggaagacgacgaggaggacgacgacgaggagaccTCGATCGATGgggacgaagaggaggaggaggacggggacgaggaggaggaggtggaggacggggaggacgaggaggacgatcAAGACGATGATGTGGAGGAGGGAGATTTGGACGTAGGCGAGATCGCGGACGTCGATGCGAGGCCCCAGTCGCCCGAAGGAGTTGATGAGACCGCTCGAGACGAAGATCTCGTGGAAGGCCTGCCAGACGTGTCCGAGGCTGAGATGGAGGAACTCTTCGACAGCGACGTTACAGAGACTGACGACGAATCTGaaaaggacgacgacgacgacgatgtcgaTGATGTCGATGATGTCGatgaggaggatgaggatgcGGAAATGATTCATgagcgcgcgcacgtcgtcgaagcAGACGCGCCGATGGTGGAGGGAGATTCTCGTGAGGCGTCGAGCCTAcctccgcgcgacgagcccaGAGACATGCCCGTCGTCCTCACGCCGATCCATCCCGCACTTCGCCCGGACGAAGCAACCGTACCGTCATCATCTGACCCGCTCGTCGTTGGCCAGAAGCGTCGTCTCCTCGGGAGCCtagcgagcgacgacgagggtgcGGATGCGGGACCGGCGaagcgaacgcgcgcgaatCTGTCGCTGGTTGACATCGACTTTGACTTCATCGAGCGAATGCTGCCGCTgccggacgaggacgcgttcGGAGAGTACGGAGAGTACGACGACAAAGAAGAGTGGTCCAACTTCCTATCTGCAATATCGCTCGACTTCCAAGTTCCCGAGGAAGATGACGCGGGTGCAagggcggacgacgagggaacCGGCGCAGGATCAGCtggagacgacgaggaggacgaggaggacgaggactaCGCCGTGGTTGACCCAAaagccgcgcgggtcgagcgAAGACTCGCACTGGCGACACTGCCTCCTGCTGCGCGACGCAAGACGAAGCGGCGCAAGACAAAGTACGTCTACCGCCCAAAGTCGGAGCGGCCACAGTACCGCGAGCGTCCCATCTACTCCTTCG contains:
- a CDS encoding predicted protein — encoded protein: FGAGVLGAASPANAAVRLFPTDLDPRRRFFQNLVEPWEPYFGWGERVTVRRELVPGSIWSLEQEQALDVLAMNIRTTVVKLKSTGGLVVFSPQAPTREFFELLDELGVVEHVVLPTYALEHKVWLPPLSRRYPRAKIWVAEGIWSVPVDLPLEWLGIEKTGTLTVDRRGLPDDAERTPPWLDELDYRVLRVDTAGANPYIETCFYHRESRSLLVTDLVLSIPTFPPEVISRNRLLNLAPDDPADAPAALTDENLMIGWAKASLVVSFLGPSRQSQKSFESIRERTIPSPILRTLVFSKGRGFTRDFINVLCRDWGDEETGFVQIIPAHYDAPIAAGPAELRRAFAFID
- a CDS encoding predicted protein, translated to MMGSSVAIDGDTIAVGALGQDNINSNTDSHGAVHVFARDVPGDPNSGWTQIEKLRGEHDLPNGNLNGRSNVALKLGASVDIYGDVIIAGGVMQSADFVGAAYIFTRDQSGEPSSTWTQRDRIVTGEVQENFGARGVVVHGDLAMIASGGGRAYGDNPPNKVRVYRLPCPELDITDPNTCSCEELMLLNGFQIADESSSPSSGCYGPAPTYLLPPPPAAAPSMRFIVTHPSTSDSEWYGDCACICNKQKYGDINVEGDVSGKGISFQVCTEQGPEKCRELASTHQAFDNCTDAGGKPQNFTTDWDYNSNYTGGIWSPPPPPFTAPPPTTTMPPPTTTMPPPTTTMPPPSGNTTALGDCECMCNDASWSPQTWINKVDCPSGQVCPASEDMCSNQSLSECQAMNMNNQYCSSDGVVSTVWTYVEAYDSMPPPTTTMPPPMTTMPPPTASTAPPPPPSTAPAGDGGHYGGSEYDGHYGGSEYGP